From a region of the Solanum stenotomum isolate F172 chromosome 2, ASM1918654v1, whole genome shotgun sequence genome:
- the LOC125854266 gene encoding abscisic stress-ripening protein 1 translates to MEEEKHHHHLFHHKDKAEEGPVDYEKETKHHKHLEQIGKLGAVAAGAYALHEKHEAKKDPEHAHKHKIEEEIAAAAAVGAGGFAFHEHHEKKDAKKEQKKAEGGHHHLF, encoded by the exons ATGGAGGAGGAGAAACACCACCACCACCTGTTCCACCACAAGGACAAGGCGGAGGAGGGCCCCGTCGACTATGAAAAAGAAACCAAACACCATAAACATCTTGAGCAAATCGGTAAACTTGGCGCTGTTGCTGCCGGTGCCTACGCCTTG CATGAGAAACATGAGGCAAAGAAAGATCCAGAACATGCACACAAACACAAGATAGAGGAAGAGATTGCAGCAGCTGCTGCAGTTGGGGCAGGTGGATTTGCATTCCATGAACATCATGAGAAAAAGGATGccaagaaagaacaaaaaaaagcTGAGGGGGGTCACCACCACCTCTtctaa